The following proteins come from a genomic window of Varunaivibrio sulfuroxidans:
- the rpsO gene encoding 30S ribosomal protein S15, with the protein MSITAERKQELIKEYAVKDGDTGSPEVQIAVLTERIVNLTEHMKVHKKDHHSRRGLLIMVGQRRRLLDYLKRKKGARYEEVLGRLGLRR; encoded by the coding sequence ATGTCGATTACCGCCGAACGTAAACAAGAATTGATCAAGGAATACGCCGTCAAGGACGGCGATACCGGATCGCCCGAAGTGCAAATCGCCGTTTTGACCGAACGGATCGTCAATTTGACCGAGCACATGAAGGTTCACAAAAAAGACCACCATTCCCGTCGCGGGTTGCTGATCATGGTCGGTCAACGCCGTCGTCTGCTGGATTACCTGAAGCGCAAAAAAGGCGCGCGCTACGAAGAGGTTCTCGGCCGTCTCGGCCTGCGCAGGTAA
- the truB gene encoding tRNA pseudouridine(55) synthase TruB — translation MARRRKGIPIHGWLIVDKPAGISSNAVVGRVRRCTGAAKVGHGGTLDPLATGILPLALGEATKTVSYVMDGAKGYRFTVRWGERRDTDDGEGAVIATSSARPTRLEVENILGDFIGDIEQTPPIFSAIKVDGKRAYALARGGEDVALKPRRVRIERFDLVDMPDADHATFTVTVGKGTYIRALARDLALKLGTVGYVAMLRRTCVGPFDEKSAISLDNLETLGHSAALENHLLAVATALDDIPALALTTTEATRLAHGRALSAFHVLSRNPISAHPDEVVRAMDGDRVVALAKIVGGEIRPLRVLNL, via the coding sequence ATGGCGCGTAGGCGCAAGGGGATACCTATCCACGGCTGGCTTATCGTCGATAAACCCGCAGGGATCAGCTCGAACGCCGTCGTTGGACGGGTTCGACGTTGCACCGGGGCGGCCAAGGTCGGTCATGGCGGCACCTTGGACCCCTTGGCGACGGGTATTTTGCCCCTGGCGTTGGGCGAGGCGACGAAAACCGTCTCTTATGTCATGGACGGCGCCAAGGGATACCGTTTCACGGTGCGCTGGGGGGAACGGCGCGACACCGATGATGGCGAAGGGGCCGTGATCGCGACCAGTTCGGCGCGCCCGACGCGCCTTGAAGTCGAAAATATCCTGGGCGATTTTATCGGCGATATCGAGCAAACGCCGCCAATTTTTTCCGCCATTAAGGTGGACGGTAAGCGCGCATACGCCTTGGCGCGCGGCGGCGAGGATGTGGCGCTGAAACCACGCCGCGTGCGTATCGAACGCTTCGATCTGGTCGATATGCCCGACGCCGATCACGCCACCTTCACCGTCACCGTCGGCAAGGGAACGTATATTCGCGCCCTCGCCCGCGATTTGGCGTTGAAATTGGGCACGGTCGGATACGTCGCGATGCTCAGGCGGACATGCGTCGGCCCGTTCGATGAAAAATCCGCAATTTCGCTGGATAATCTAGAGACCCTGGGGCATAGTGCGGCCCTTGAAAACCATCTGCTCGCCGTTGCGACCGCGCTGGACGACATCCCGGCACTGGCCTTGACGACGACGGAGGCCACGAGACTGGCGCATGGGCGGGCGTTATCGGCCTTTCATGTTCTTTCTCGAAACCCAATTTCGGCGCACCCCGATGAGGTGGTGCGCGCGATGGATGGGGATCGGGTGGTTGCGTTGGCCAAAATTGTGGGCGGCGAAATTCGCCCCCTGCGCGTTCTTAACCTCTAA
- the rbfA gene encoding 30S ribosome-binding factor RbfA: MTKREGRPPSQRQLRVGEELRHALAWIVERGELRDPALSGVSLTITEVRVSPDLKNATAFVTPLGGGDATAVHDVLDALRRAGPFLRHEAAKRMQLRYMPKFNFEPDTSFDEAGRIGALLSSPEVRRDVQAHTGDEDAIGTADDGEAGDDGA, translated from the coding sequence ATGACAAAACGGGAAGGACGGCCTCCCAGCCAGCGCCAGCTTCGTGTTGGCGAGGAATTGCGCCATGCCTTGGCGTGGATTGTCGAGCGCGGCGAATTGCGCGATCCGGCGTTGAGCGGCGTCAGCCTCACGATTACCGAGGTTCGGGTCAGCCCCGATCTGAAAAACGCGACGGCGTTCGTCACCCCGCTGGGCGGCGGCGACGCGACGGCAGTGCACGATGTGCTTGACGCTTTGCGCCGGGCGGGTCCGTTTTTGCGCCACGAGGCGGCGAAACGGATGCAATTGAGATACATGCCGAAATTCAATTTCGAGCCGGACACCTCGTTCGACGAGGCGGGGCGGATCGGGGCGTTGCTGTCGTCGCCCGAGGTTCGCCGCGACGTTCAGGCGCACACCGGCGACGAGGACGCAATCGGTACGGCTGACGACGGCGAGGCGGGGGACGATGGCGCGTAG
- the infB gene encoding translation initiation factor IF-2, which yields MSDTKDTDKKPLSLNRPGKLELKKRVETGQVRQSFSHGRSKMVTVEVKKKRTYTRNSDGKMSQQSQLVEPPEVTPTPTPEASRATAAAEKVFEENLSKLTEGEKAARAKALEEARLRAEDEAARLEIEAKEKAAQEKLAQEQEALNAAAEEKAARAPEALNDGEGAAPAKEAAQETKVGQKRGQGENAPETARSPRSVKSAKPTGDDDDGKAKGAHRGDGHAKKPDADKKPVKRREEERRPAPRKSDEKRRRSGKLTIADALSDGEERGRSLAAVRRAREKEKQKQKQARATAGKIMRDVVIPETITVQELANRMAERAVDVIRELMKMGVMSTINQVIDADTAELVVAEFGHTARRVSEADVEIGLAGIDDAQGDLAPRAPVVTVMGHVDHGKTSLLDALRSTDVVSGEAGGITQHIGAYQVTTESGAKITFVDTPGHAAFTDMRARGAKVTDLVILVVAADDGIMPQTVEAIHHAKAADVPIIVAINKCDKPEADPARVRTELLQHELVPEELGGDVMCVEVSAKARTNLGQLEETILLQAEMLDLKANPDRPAEGVVIEAKMEQGRGSVATVLVQRGTLRKGDIFVAGSEWGRVRALIDDHGGTVDAAGPAVPVEVLGLNGTPEAGDEMVVVDSDTRAREVSEYRQRKKRDVRAAAGARGTLEQMFERIQEGEAEELPVVIKADVHGSLEAILTALEKLSTDEVKARVLHAAVGGINESDVVLARASGGFIIGFNVRANAQARDLSRRDGVDIRYYSIIYDVTDDMRKALSGMLAPTIRENFLGYAEVREVFNVSKVGKVAGCIVTDGMVRRGSKVRLLRDDVVVHEGDLSQLKRFKDDVKEVKEGTECGMAFANYDNIKVGDQIECFEVEEVAREL from the coding sequence ATGAGCGATACCAAAGACACTGATAAAAAACCTCTGAGCCTCAATCGCCCCGGGAAACTCGAATTGAAAAAACGGGTCGAGACAGGTCAGGTGCGCCAGAGTTTCTCCCATGGCCGTTCCAAGATGGTGACGGTCGAGGTGAAGAAAAAACGCACCTACACGCGCAATTCCGACGGAAAGATGTCGCAACAGTCGCAGCTGGTCGAGCCGCCCGAGGTGACGCCGACGCCAACGCCGGAAGCGAGCCGGGCGACCGCCGCCGCGGAAAAGGTCTTCGAGGAGAATCTCAGTAAGCTGACCGAGGGCGAAAAGGCCGCGCGCGCCAAGGCGCTCGAAGAAGCGCGCCTCCGCGCCGAGGATGAGGCCGCGCGTCTGGAGATCGAGGCCAAGGAAAAAGCGGCCCAGGAAAAACTGGCGCAAGAGCAAGAGGCCCTCAACGCCGCCGCCGAGGAAAAAGCCGCGCGCGCACCGGAAGCCCTGAACGACGGCGAGGGCGCCGCGCCCGCGAAAGAGGCGGCCCAGGAAACCAAGGTTGGGCAGAAGCGTGGGCAAGGTGAGAACGCTCCGGAAACGGCGCGTTCCCCGCGTTCGGTTAAGTCCGCTAAACCTACCGGCGACGACGATGACGGCAAGGCCAAGGGCGCTCACCGCGGTGACGGTCACGCCAAAAAACCGGATGCCGACAAGAAGCCGGTTAAGCGCCGCGAAGAAGAACGCCGCCCCGCACCGCGCAAGAGTGACGAAAAGCGTCGCCGTTCGGGCAAGTTGACGATTGCCGACGCCCTGTCCGATGGCGAGGAGCGCGGACGTTCGCTGGCCGCCGTACGCCGTGCGCGCGAAAAGGAAAAACAGAAACAAAAGCAGGCCCGCGCCACCGCCGGGAAAATCATGCGCGATGTCGTCATTCCCGAGACCATTACGGTTCAAGAACTCGCCAACCGGATGGCCGAGCGGGCCGTCGATGTTATCCGCGAACTGATGAAGATGGGCGTCATGAGCACCATCAACCAGGTGATCGACGCCGACACCGCCGAACTGGTTGTGGCGGAGTTCGGCCACACCGCGCGCCGTGTCAGCGAGGCGGATGTGGAAATCGGCCTGGCCGGCATTGATGACGCCCAGGGTGACTTGGCGCCCCGCGCCCCGGTGGTGACGGTGATGGGCCATGTCGATCACGGCAAGACGTCGCTGCTCGACGCATTGCGTTCGACCGACGTCGTCAGTGGCGAGGCCGGGGGCATCACGCAACACATCGGGGCCTATCAGGTGACCACGGAATCGGGGGCGAAAATCACCTTTGTCGATACCCCGGGCCATGCCGCCTTTACCGACATGCGCGCCCGCGGCGCCAAGGTCACCGACCTGGTGATCCTGGTGGTCGCCGCCGATGACGGCATCATGCCGCAGACCGTCGAGGCGATTCATCACGCCAAGGCCGCCGATGTGCCGATTATCGTCGCCATCAACAAGTGCGACAAGCCCGAAGCCGACCCGGCCCGCGTGCGCACCGAATTGCTGCAACACGAACTGGTGCCCGAGGAACTGGGCGGCGACGTGATGTGTGTCGAGGTTTCGGCGAAGGCGCGCACCAACCTCGGTCAGCTTGAGGAAACGATTTTGCTGCAGGCCGAAATGCTCGACCTCAAGGCCAACCCCGACCGTCCCGCCGAGGGCGTCGTGATCGAGGCTAAAATGGAGCAGGGCCGAGGCTCGGTCGCCACCGTTTTGGTGCAGCGCGGCACCCTGCGCAAGGGCGATATCTTCGTCGCCGGTTCCGAATGGGGCCGGGTGCGGGCCTTGATCGACGACCATGGGGGAACGGTGGATGCCGCCGGTCCCGCCGTTCCGGTCGAGGTTCTGGGACTGAACGGTACCCCCGAGGCGGGCGACGAGATGGTCGTCGTCGATAGCGACACCCGGGCCCGCGAAGTCAGCGAATACCGCCAGCGGAAAAAGCGCGACGTGCGCGCCGCCGCCGGCGCCCGCGGCACGCTGGAACAGATGTTCGAGCGTATCCAGGAAGGCGAGGCCGAAGAACTTCCGGTGGTCATCAAGGCCGATGTCCACGGCTCGCTGGAAGCGATCCTGACCGCTCTTGAAAAATTGTCCACCGACGAGGTCAAGGCCCGCGTTCTGCACGCGGCGGTGGGCGGCATCAATGAGTCCGATGTCGTCCTGGCGCGCGCCAGCGGCGGGTTCATCATCGGCTTCAACGTCCGCGCCAACGCCCAGGCTCGCGATTTGTCACGGCGCGACGGCGTGGATATCCGGTACTATTCGATCATTTACGATGTCACCGACGACATGCGCAAGGCGCTATCGGGCATGCTCGCCCCGACGATCCGGGAAAATTTCCTAGGTTACGCCGAAGTGCGTGAGGTCTTCAACGTCTCCAAGGTCGGCAAGGTCGCCGGGTGTATCGTTACCGACGGCATGGTGCGCCGGGGATCGAAGGTGCGTCTGTTGCGTGACGACGTGGTGGTCCACGAAGGCGATCTCAGCCAACTCAAGCGCTTCAAGGACGACGTCAAGGAAGTCAAGGAAGGCACCGAGTGCGGCATGGCGTTCGCCAATTACGACAACATCAAGGTGGGCGATCAAATCGAATGCTTTGAAGTGGAAGAGGTGGCGCGCGAACTGTAG
- a CDS encoding RNA-binding protein, with the protein MADGGGNAHPTAVDGATRRCIVSGAHHPRATMLRFVVGPDDRIVPDVAGKLPGRGLWLCASRDMVHTAIGRKLFAKAARRRVVVDADLADRIEALLERRCLEIIALARRAGQVVAGFGKVRESLRAKGPAGVVLAARDGAPDGRAKVRALAGDTPVLDLFDAADLGHTLGRERTVHAAVAPGRLAEVLLIEAERLKGMRRTEHASR; encoded by the coding sequence ATGGCCGATGGCGGCGGCAATGCGCACCCCACGGCGGTGGACGGCGCGACGCGACGATGCATCGTCAGTGGGGCGCACCATCCACGGGCGACGATGCTGCGCTTTGTCGTCGGCCCGGACGATCGGATCGTTCCCGATGTCGCGGGAAAATTACCCGGGCGCGGATTGTGGTTGTGTGCGTCGCGCGATATGGTACATACAGCCATCGGGCGCAAACTTTTCGCCAAGGCGGCGCGTCGGCGTGTGGTGGTGGACGCGGACTTGGCCGATCGTATCGAGGCGCTTTTGGAGCGCCGCTGCCTTGAAATCATCGCCCTGGCGCGCCGCGCCGGGCAGGTTGTTGCGGGCTTTGGTAAAGTTCGCGAATCGCTACGCGCGAAAGGCCCCGCCGGAGTCGTCCTGGCGGCGCGCGACGGCGCCCCGGACGGTCGCGCCAAGGTGCGCGCCTTGGCGGGGGATACCCCGGTGCTCGACTTGTTCGACGCCGCCGATCTGGGCCACACCTTGGGGCGCGAGCGTACGGTTCACGCCGCCGTCGCTCCGGGGCGGCTGGCCGAGGTTTTGCTAATTGAGGCGGAGCGCCTGAAAGGGATGCGCCGCACGGAACACGCGTCGCGTTGA